In one window of Natator depressus isolate rNatDep1 chromosome 12, rNatDep2.hap1, whole genome shotgun sequence DNA:
- the PARD6A gene encoding partitioning defective 6 homolog alpha isoform X1, with protein sequence MAKHHRTPARSPESVIEVKSKFDAEFRRFAVKRSSVGGFQEFYQLIQTVHQIPCVDVLLGYTDVHGDLLPINNDDNYHKALSSASPLLRIIIQKRAEADSSVFTSNSLQRKKKGLLRPAHHRAKPQLLIGLPQDFRQISSIIDVDILPETHRRVRLHKHGSNKPLGFYIRDGISVRVAPQGVEKVPGIFISRLVKGGLAESTGLLAVSDEILEVNGIDVAGKSLDQVTDMMVANSHNLIVTVKPANQRNNVIRSSKASGSSGVSTDSTPSPASHYLSHFSTAEGESDEEGDLVIESAGAARCPNGGLLDKSCQQSLALPSSLHSLGSASGSHGGSLQEDGTLLTL encoded by the exons ATGGCCAAGCACCATCGCACCCCGGCGCGGAGCCCGGAGTCCGTCATCGAGGTCAAGAGCAAG TTTGACGCCGAGTTCCGCCGCTTTGCCGTGAAGCGCTCCAGCGTGGGCGGCTTCCAGGAGTTCTACCAGCTGATCCAGACGGTCCATCAGATCCCCTGCGTGGATGTGTTGTTGGGGTACACGGACGTTCACGGGGACTTGCTGCCCATCAACAATGACGATAACTACCACAAAGCTCTCTCCTCCGCCAGCCCGCTGCTCAGGATCATCATCCAGAAGAGGG CAGAAGCCGACTCCAGCGTCTTCACCTCCAACTCCCTGCAGCGGAAGAAGAAGGGGCTGCTGCGGCCAGCGCACCACCGGgccaagccccagctgctgaTCGGCCTGCCCCAGGACTTCCGGCAGATCTCCTCCATCATCGATGTGGACATCCTGCCCGAGACGCACCGGCGCGTCCGGCTGCACAAGCACGGCTCCAACAAGCCGCTGGGCTTCTACATCCGCGACGGCATCAGCGTGCGTGTGGCCCCCCAGGGCGTCGAGAAGGTGCCCGGCATCTTCATCTCCCGCCTGGTGAAGGGTGGGCTGGCCGAGAGCACTGGGCTGCTGGCTGTCAGTGACGAGATCCTGGAGGTGAACGGCATCGACGTGGCCGGCAAGTCGCTGGACCAGGTGACGGACATGATGGTGGCCAACAGCCACAACCTCATCGTCACCGTCAAGCCGGCCAACCAGCGCAATAACGTCATCCGCAGCAGCAAGGCCTCGGGCAGCTCGGGCGTCTCGACGGACAGCACGCCCAGCCCCGCCTCCCATTACCTGAGCCACTTCAGCACGGCCGAGGGCGAGAGCGACGAGGAGGGGGACCTGGTCATCGAGAGCGCTGGCGCCGCCCGCTGCCCCAACGGCGGCCTCCTGGACAAGAGCTGCCAGCAGAGCCTGgcgctgcccagctccctgcactctTTGGGCAGTGCCAGTGGCAGCCACGGGGGCAGTCTGCAGGAGGACGGCACGCTCCTCACCCTATAG
- the PARD6A gene encoding partitioning defective 6 homolog alpha isoform X2, whose translation MAKHHRTPARSPESVIEVKSKFDAEFRRFAVKRSSVGGFQEFYQLIQTVHQIPCVDVLLGYTDVHGDLLPINNDDNYHKALSSASPLLRIIIQKREADSSVFTSNSLQRKKKGLLRPAHHRAKPQLLIGLPQDFRQISSIIDVDILPETHRRVRLHKHGSNKPLGFYIRDGISVRVAPQGVEKVPGIFISRLVKGGLAESTGLLAVSDEILEVNGIDVAGKSLDQVTDMMVANSHNLIVTVKPANQRNNVIRSSKASGSSGVSTDSTPSPASHYLSHFSTAEGESDEEGDLVIESAGAARCPNGGLLDKSCQQSLALPSSLHSLGSASGSHGGSLQEDGTLLTL comes from the exons ATGGCCAAGCACCATCGCACCCCGGCGCGGAGCCCGGAGTCCGTCATCGAGGTCAAGAGCAAG TTTGACGCCGAGTTCCGCCGCTTTGCCGTGAAGCGCTCCAGCGTGGGCGGCTTCCAGGAGTTCTACCAGCTGATCCAGACGGTCCATCAGATCCCCTGCGTGGATGTGTTGTTGGGGTACACGGACGTTCACGGGGACTTGCTGCCCATCAACAATGACGATAACTACCACAAAGCTCTCTCCTCCGCCAGCCCGCTGCTCAGGATCATCATCCAGAAGAGGG AAGCCGACTCCAGCGTCTTCACCTCCAACTCCCTGCAGCGGAAGAAGAAGGGGCTGCTGCGGCCAGCGCACCACCGGgccaagccccagctgctgaTCGGCCTGCCCCAGGACTTCCGGCAGATCTCCTCCATCATCGATGTGGACATCCTGCCCGAGACGCACCGGCGCGTCCGGCTGCACAAGCACGGCTCCAACAAGCCGCTGGGCTTCTACATCCGCGACGGCATCAGCGTGCGTGTGGCCCCCCAGGGCGTCGAGAAGGTGCCCGGCATCTTCATCTCCCGCCTGGTGAAGGGTGGGCTGGCCGAGAGCACTGGGCTGCTGGCTGTCAGTGACGAGATCCTGGAGGTGAACGGCATCGACGTGGCCGGCAAGTCGCTGGACCAGGTGACGGACATGATGGTGGCCAACAGCCACAACCTCATCGTCACCGTCAAGCCGGCCAACCAGCGCAATAACGTCATCCGCAGCAGCAAGGCCTCGGGCAGCTCGGGCGTCTCGACGGACAGCACGCCCAGCCCCGCCTCCCATTACCTGAGCCACTTCAGCACGGCCGAGGGCGAGAGCGACGAGGAGGGGGACCTGGTCATCGAGAGCGCTGGCGCCGCCCGCTGCCCCAACGGCGGCCTCCTGGACAAGAGCTGCCAGCAGAGCCTGgcgctgcccagctccctgcactctTTGGGCAGTGCCAGTGGCAGCCACGGGGGCAGTCTGCAGGAGGACGGCACGCTCCTCACCCTATAG